GAACTTGATCGAACGACCATTTTAGGGCGGAGGGCCAGTAGTGGAGTGCCTGGATTTCTTTAGTGCGGGAGTTTGGGTGGAGGAAtgctgctgaggaggaggtgctgcCGAAGTCGATtcctattattatagagGGATTCTCACTGTCATCCATGATTAAACACTCGATAGGTGAGGTGAGGTGTAAGTGGTGAACGGCGAGTTATATATTCTGCTTTGGAGCTGTCGCAGCCCGAGGATTGCCAGGGCTACTCCAAGCGCGGGGGTTCCCTTATGTTCGATAATTATGATTATGAGCGAATGCAGTTAAAGTGCTGGCTTCATGGCTGTGTTTTCTTGGCTGGCTGTAATTGGCCACTGCGGCCTGCCAACCCAGCAGGCCAGGGGATAAACCTTTCAGCATATGCCCTCTGCCTCGTTcaaccacaacaacatgGCGAGAAACCCCCCCGTCGAAATCCTCTTCCTACTACTAGATGAACTAGAATACACCTCAGATcagctgccgctgctgcaagTCTGTCGCAACTGGAACATCGCCCTATGCGCCCAGGTGTATTCGAGGATTAGATTCTAGAGTCATGATAATATACTCCCCTTGGCAGAAAGTCTGCAGAGGAATCCCCGGTTAAGGCCTCTTGTACAAGAACTCCACTGCCCATTCCTCCATAGCCGCGAGGATGACGAATCGGGTTTCTATAACCGGGCCCTTTTCCACGAGCTTCTACAATCTTTCACGGATACCGACAACGAACTAGTTGCCTGGGAAAAGAAGCTAGATGAGATGGATTGCTTTGCTTGGCTGGCAGTACTCCTGGTTTTACTACCCAATCTACGGCTTCTTGACTTGGAGTGGACCTGGTGTGGCGTGGCTACAGAGACAACTGTTTGGGCCGTCTCAAGGATAGCAAGCAAATCCCCCCAGGGCAGCTTACCATTGCAAAAGCTGCAGAAGGTCTCCACCAGAGCCAGTGACATGAACGATAGATTCTCAATTAAGCACTTTATTCCGTTTCTTACCCTGCCGTCCATGCAAGCCCTTCACCTCGATGGCTGTATCGATATCGATACACCAGACGACAGAGGTGATGTTTTTGAGATTCCCTTAGAGCTCAGGCCTGGAATATCGCCAATACGTGAGCTTTCATTGCAGGAGTCGAACTTCGACAACGGGTTGCGCGAGCTTATACCAGCTTTTGCCCAGCTCGAGCGGTTTGAGTACCAGCATACAAACATCGCTGAAGTAAACGAGAACCATAGAAACTACCGATGTCACAATTTTCGAGATGCGCTATTGTGTCAAAAGAGGAGCCTGCGCGAGCTACGGCTGAATGATGTAGGTGTCACGAAATCTATTGGTATAGAGGAGTTTTCGGATGAATATAGTGATTATATTCAGGAATCAAAAGCACAGGATTGGTTCGGCAGCTTGGTCGAGTTTATAGTTCTGAAGGAGCTGAGGATGCCGGTGTATAATCTACTAGGTTCAGTGGATGGGTCAGAGCCCAGTATATCTCTGGACAAGATTCTGCCCCCGAGCCTGGAGACTCTTGTTCTTACAAAGGTTGATTTCACGGATTACTCAATGATCGAGGGCCAGCTATGGCGCCTGCTGGCTGCCAGGCATCAGCAGTTCCCCAGCCTGCGCAAGATACTCCTACAGACCTTTCAGTTGGAGGTTGTTGATTATGACGAAACGCGTTGGGAAGAGTACGATCGGGAAGAGTATGACCTGGAGATTCCAGAGCGCGCGAGAACAGTCTTTGCTGGTGTTGCGAGCAGCTGTAAAGAGCAGGGCATTGTCTTTGACTTCTCCCGGTATGGGGACCACGAGGTTGTGGCTAATGGGGAGGTCGTGCGAGAAGTGAACGAGATTTACAGCCAGACTCGTCAGTTCCACTACTAAGGCTGTATATGACCCTGGAAATTGAACTAGTATAACCTGTCCAGTGTACGTGTTTGCATAGATTTACTAAATCTATCTGGTACCGAGGTCCGCCTTATGTTATTGTGTTGCTTCTAATGTCTGCTTGTTTACTGGTGGAACACTGCCATTCACAGGATGCATGTAGGGAGGGAATAGAGCAAGGTAATGCTGTGACCGAGTTGACTTACTTATCCCAAGTAGCACATGAATATGTCCGAGGACCGCACTCGTTGATTCAAACCTGGATCTACCAGCTGCTGAGATCTCTGTATCAATACCTGATATCACTAATAAACGTGGCTCGGCTCGGCAGTGATGAATGATATGATATTAACCTCGAAAGAAGAGCTCTCGCCGTGTAGTAGTCCATTTCTTGGTAATATCTCAGTATAATAATTTCATGGAGAGCAAGGCAGTAAGCAGCCATCAGCCATCCTCAGTCGCACCGCGACGAATCATTAACTTGAATTTTAACTTAAAGCCCGATGCACTCGACGGTGCCCCTGAACTTCATCTCAGTGCGCAGGGGCCAAGCAAGGGATGCGCAGAGGACTCTGGAGCAAGGAACTATGCGCCACGTTTGAGCAGCCGTCTGTGCACCTCGATCCCAGCCAGCGAACGACCAAGCCACAGGACTATTTTTGTTTTAAAATGAACCCATCCCTGGGTTCCAGAGATCGGGAAACCTTGGTGACGCCATTTCTCACATTTCCGCTGATGTATCATGTTTGTGGCCCCAGCCGCTCCGCAAGGGGTATGCTGGTCATCACCAGGAATCCTCGCCAGCCGCGACGTGTCAGCGGCATCTGCGAAATAGCTAAAAGAAAGCAGGACCCGCTTCCAGTCTAGACACAACTTGGGCTATTCAATTTTTTCGAAGCTCTTTACGCTGCTGTCACGCCAGAAGCATCCAATATGCGAGGCCAATCAATCCACCTTCAGCCCACGACTCACGACGACGGCTCGAAGACGGACCTGGTGCGCCATGACACGTTGAGTCTTTTCGAAACAGAAGATGGCACCAAGCATGAACAGGCTTATCCACCCCCGTGGAAAGTCGCCATGATCACGGTTGGGCTGGCCCTAGCCGTGTTTTGCCTCTCCTTAGTATGTCTCGTCAACTGCAATACTAAAAGCGCTGGAATACTAAAGCTAACTGCTTTTGTTAGGACAACACAATCCTCGCAACCGCTATCCCCAAAATCACCGCCGAATTCAACTCGCTGGAGGATGTTGGGTGGTACGCGAGCTCCTATCTCATCGCAACGTGTGGGTTGAGCGTCCTCTTCGGCAAACTATACACCTTCTACTGCATCAAATGGGTCTACCTCGCCGGCCTAGCAATCTTTGAAATCGGCTCCCTCGTCTGTGGCCTGGCAGGAAACTCTATGTCCCTGATCATCGGACGCGCAATTTCAGGCATCGGCGCTGCAGGACTGTTCTCCGGATCCCTATTGATCATCGCAGAGACCATCCCTCTGAGCAAACGCGCATTATACACAGGGCTACTAACGGCCGTTTTCGGGGTCGCCGGCGTAGCTGGCCCTTTGCTCGGAGGTGCATTCACAGACTACgtgagctggagatggtgcttcTATATTAACCTCCCCCTTGGCGGCGTCACAGCGGTCttcatttccttcttctttggcgcAAAGGAGCCAATTAAACAGACAAACGGGCTCGCCGACAAACTCTCGCAGCTCGACTTGATTAGTATGTCGGTCTTTTTGCCAGGGACCATCTGTCTGTTGCTTGCAATCCAATGGGGAGGATCAGAATACGAATGGAGCAGCGGCACCATCATCGGACTCTTCGTGGCCTTTGGCATACTTATAAGCGTCTTCATTGCGCTGCAGTACTGGCGACAGGAACGCGCCACCATCCCCCCACAGTTAATCAGCAACCGAAATGTCTGGGGATCCGCTGCCTTTGCATTCTGCATGACCTCGTCAATGATGGTCTTGACCTACTACGTGAGTAACCTCAACATATTAAGATTCCAGCATCACTAACAACACGAATAGCTCCCAATCTGGTTCCAAACCGTCAAAGACGCCTCAGCA
The nucleotide sequence above comes from Aspergillus puulaauensis MK2 DNA, chromosome 3, nearly complete sequence. Encoded proteins:
- a CDS encoding uncharacterized protein (COG:S;~EggNog:ENOG410PWV9;~InterPro:IPR032675); this encodes MARNPPVEILFLLLDELEYTSDQLPLLQVCRNWNIALCAQVLQRNPRLRPLVQELHCPFLHSREDDESGFYNRALFHELLQSFTDTDNELVAWEKKLDEMDCFAWLAVLLVLLPNLRLLDLEWTWCGVATETTVWAVSRIASKSPQGSLPLQKLQKVSTRASDMNDRFSIKHFIPFLTLPSMQALHLDGCIDIDTPDDRGDVFEIPLELRPGISPIRELSLQESNFDNGLRELIPAFAQLERFEYQHTNIAEVNENHRNYRCHNFRDALLCQKRSLRELRLNDVGVTKSIGIEEFSDEYSDYIQESKAQDWFGSLVEFIVLKELRMPVYNLLGSVDGSEPSISLDKILPPSLETLVLTKVDFTDYSMIEGQLWRLLAARHQQFPSLRKILLQTFQLEVVDYDETRWEEYDREEYDLEIPERARTVFAGVASSCKEQGIVFDFSRYGDHEVVANGEVVREVNEIYSQTRQFHY
- a CDS encoding MDR family MFS transporter (COG:G;~EggNog:ENOG410QE2U;~InterPro:IPR020846,IPR011701,IPR036259;~PFAM:PF07690;~TransMembrane:14 (i48-74o86-108i115-135o141-163i172-192o204-224i245-265o271-293i313-334o354-373i380-398o410-429i441-464o507-531i);~go_function: GO:0022857 - transmembrane transporter activity [Evidence IEA];~go_process: GO:0055085 - transmembrane transport [Evidence IEA]), which codes for MRGQSIHLQPTTHDDGSKTDLVRHDTLSLFETEDGTKHEQAYPPPWKVAMITVGLALAVFCLSLDNTILATAIPKITAEFNSLEDVGWYASSYLIATCGLSVLFGKLYTFYCIKWVYLAGLAIFEIGSLVCGLAGNSMSLIIGRAISGIGAAGLFSGSLLIIAETIPLSKRALYTGLLTAVFGVAGVAGPLLGGAFTDYVSWRWCFYINLPLGGVTAVFISFFFGAKEPIKQTNGLADKLSQLDLISMSVFLPGTICLLLAIQWGGSEYEWSSGTIIGLFVAFGILISVFIALQYWRQERATIPPQLISNRNVWGSAAFAFCMTSSMMVLTYYLPIWFQTVKDASATKSGLMNLPMILGSVILAIISGAIVNVTGYYTPFFYMSPVIAALGAGLLTTLKTDSGSAQWIGYQSLYGIGLGMGMAQPTVAVQAALPHEDVPTAIVLVSFMQTLGGAVMVAAAQNIFQDHLVRNLVRGVPGLDFAKVVAAGATKLRDVVEPEMLPAVLEAYSSAITVSFYVGVAMAASMVFGALPIQWINVKNKATGGVAH